The Streptomyces sp. cg36 genomic interval AGCGGGATGGCCGGAGGCATTGCCAGAGCCTGTGGACTGGCCAGACAGCCCCAGGGGCGGTCGATCAAGCAAGGGGCTTGCGGTAACGGACGTACTCGTTCTGCCGGCGGAACCCCACACCCTCGTAAAGGTCGTAGGACCGGTGCGGATTTGCCGTGCCCGTGAACAGCCGGGCGGTCGTTGCACCCCGCTCGCGAAGGCTCCGCAACCCGTCCAGCAGCAGGGCCCGGCCAATTCCGAGGCGCCGCTGGTCCGTCCGGACACTCAGCTCCTCCACCTCGCCCACGGTGTGGTCGTGACGGCGGATGGAGCAGAGGGCGACGCCCACCATGTCCTGCCCGTTCCAGGCAGCCCGCCAGCACGCCGGGTCGGCGGCGTCGACGAAGTCCTGGAAAGGCCATCTCTGAGTGAAACCGGTATTCGCGTACGAATCAACGACCGTCCTCCAAGCTGCACGGTAGTGGCCTGTCCCGATCGGCCCTGTTCGTATCCCGTCCGGCAGTTCGCCGTCCGGCTCGGGCAACTGCTGCAGATCGCCCAGTTCCAGCTCGACCAGGCTGAAGACACGTCGGTAGCCGGCTGTGCGCAGCAGCGCCGTGGCGTCCTGCTCGGAGGCCGCAGCGTTCGCGCCGA includes:
- a CDS encoding GNAT family N-acetyltransferase, with translation MLDGTAGQDLPVGFGFRPYRGDEDHGVMAAVRLGCVERDRVDVHSVVEGLPTAAEIAEASAELEEPSKNQILVVFDGSVVGYSTIRRWQERDDTWLYLHRGHLLPEHRGQGIGSAMLSWAEERIRRLVEQHGTTRKAVIGANAAASEQDATALLRTAGYRRVFSLVELELGDLQQLPEPDGELPDGIRTGPIGTGHYRAAWRTVVDSYANTGFTQRWPFQDFVDAADPACWRAAWNGQDMVGVALCSIRRHDHTVGEVEELSVRTDQRRLGIGRALLLDGLRSLRERGATTARLFTGTANPHRSYDLYEGVGFRRQNEYVRYRKPLA